A single region of the Candidatus Parcubacteria bacterium genome encodes:
- the tgt gene encoding tRNA guanosine(34) transglycosylase Tgt encodes MRPVTFSITKSLPGGKGRAGVIHTPHGVIETPAFTVVGTKATVKGVAPHFLKEMGVQAVLSNTYHLYLQPGEDVVAEAGGLGKFMRWEGPTLTDSGGYQVFSLGAGFEAGVGKFATQEEIKVEEDKTPVFYDKELATSHGKLAIVDEEGVTFTSHHDGTLHRFTAERSMEIQHKIGADIMFAFDECTSPLADHAYQKQAMDRTHRWADRSLKAHKQNIDASQRQGLYGVVQGGRFEDLRRESAKILADMDFDGYGIGGSFSKEDLVKALDVVVEELPEDKPRHLLGIGEPEDIFIGVEKGMDTFDCVAPTRLGRNGTVYTKSGKTSLRYEKFLHDQGPIDEGCPCYACANFPKSYITHLLRAGEHLGGMLASIHNLHFIVNLVRDIRTSILEDRFESFRDTFMKQYVSTNRQRI; translated from the coding sequence ATGCGTCCCGTCACTTTTTCTATAACCAAATCCCTCCCCGGTGGGAAGGGGAGAGCCGGGGTCATCCATACTCCCCACGGCGTCATCGAGACGCCTGCGTTTACCGTGGTCGGGACGAAAGCGACAGTGAAGGGTGTCGCACCGCATTTCTTGAAAGAGATGGGTGTGCAGGCGGTGCTTTCTAATACGTACCATCTCTACCTTCAGCCGGGAGAGGATGTGGTGGCGGAGGCGGGTGGACTCGGGAAGTTCATGCGTTGGGAAGGACCCACGCTTACTGACTCTGGCGGCTACCAAGTATTCTCGCTTGGCGCGGGTTTTGAAGCGGGTGTAGGGAAATTTGCGACACAGGAGGAGATAAAAGTGGAAGAGGACAAGACTCCTGTTTTCTATGACAAAGAACTCGCCACAAGCCACGGCAAGCTCGCCATCGTGGACGAAGAGGGGGTGACTTTTACTTCACATCACGATGGGACGCTCCATCGCTTCACTGCGGAGCGCTCCATGGAGATACAGCACAAGATCGGAGCGGACATCATGTTTGCATTTGATGAGTGCACCTCTCCGCTTGCCGACCATGCATATCAAAAGCAGGCGATGGACCGTACTCATCGCTGGGCTGATCGCTCCCTCAAGGCGCACAAGCAGAATATAGATGCGTCCCAGAGACAGGGACTCTATGGAGTAGTACAGGGCGGACGCTTCGAGGATCTACGTCGCGAGAGCGCCAAGATTCTGGCCGATATGGATTTCGATGGCTACGGCATCGGTGGGTCCTTCAGCAAGGAGGATTTGGTGAAGGCGCTCGACGTGGTAGTAGAGGAGTTGCCGGAGGATAAGCCGAGGCATCTTCTTGGTATCGGTGAGCCGGAGGATATCTTCATCGGGGTAGAGAAGGGTATGGATACCTTCGATTGTGTGGCGCCCACGCGTTTGGGACGCAATGGTACGGTCTACACCAAGAGCGGCAAAACCTCGCTTCGCTACGAGAAGTTCTTGCATGACCAGGGACCGATCGATGAAGGCTGTCCTTGCTATGCCTGTGCCAATTTCCCCAAGAGCTATATCACGCATCTCCTCCGTGCAGGGGAGCACCTCGGCGGCATGCTTGCCTCCATCCACAATCTCCATTTCATCGTGAATCTGGTGAGGGATATCCGCACAAGTATCCTGGAAGACCGCTTCGAATCCTTCCGTGATACATTTATGAAGCAGTATGTCTCAACCAACCGACAAAGGATTTAA
- the typA gene encoding translational GTPase TypA yields MDIRNIAIIAHVDHGKTTLTDAILKETGMVANGVSMDSNDLEKERGITIYSKNTSIFYKDTKINIVDTPGHADFGSEVERVLRSIDCVLLIVDAQEGPMPQTRFVLKKSLELGLKPIVVINKIDKPAANPKHAEELVLELFMELGANDEQCNFPVVYAIGRQGIAKRSLEEESTNLAPLLDLVLAHVPKANGALDVPFRAQPFNLAYDNFMGRLAIARVQEGVLKTGSSVFVLKPTGEKRTGKIIKIFTFEGIERKEVQEATSGDIVVIAGLPDIYIGETIAADAEATPLPAIHVDEPTIALNFLVNNSPFAGKEGKFVTSRQIRARLERELEVNVGLRVDFTPPPLPYQNIDYFRVYGRGELHVAILLENMRREGYEMQVSQPQVIIKEENGVKMEPFEELVIDIPSEYQGAVIEKLGQRAFILSDMRVHDSTVRLILEGPTRGLLGYKGQFVVDTRGEGILSSRVLEFRPYAGEIRKRAVGSMVSMASGKALGFSLWNLQDRGVLYIAPGTEVYEGMVIGNTSKGEEMIVNPTKGKALSNVRASGSDEAIDLTPPLPLSIERGLENMTEEEYLEVTPLSTRLRKQFLTEADRVRAKRS; encoded by the coding sequence ATGGATATCCGAAACATCGCCATCATCGCGCACGTGGACCACGGCAAGACCACGCTTACAGACGCCATCCTCAAGGAAACGGGGATGGTGGCTAACGGCGTGTCCATGGACTCCAATGACTTGGAGAAGGAGCGCGGCATCACCATCTACTCCAAGAACACCTCCATTTTCTACAAGGACACCAAGATCAACATCGTGGACACTCCGGGCCACGCCGACTTCGGCTCCGAGGTGGAGCGCGTGCTCCGCTCCATCGACTGCGTGCTCCTCATCGTGGACGCCCAGGAAGGCCCCATGCCGCAGACCCGCTTCGTGCTCAAGAAGAGCCTCGAGCTCGGTCTCAAGCCTATCGTGGTCATCAACAAGATCGACAAGCCTGCAGCCAACCCGAAGCATGCGGAAGAGCTCGTGCTCGAGCTCTTCATGGAGCTCGGGGCTAATGACGAGCAGTGTAATTTCCCGGTGGTCTATGCCATCGGCCGTCAGGGTATCGCCAAGCGTTCCCTCGAAGAGGAATCCACCAATCTCGCTCCGCTCCTCGATCTCGTACTCGCGCATGTGCCCAAGGCCAATGGCGCTCTGGATGTACCGTTTCGCGCGCAGCCGTTCAACCTCGCCTATGACAACTTCATGGGACGCCTCGCCATCGCGCGCGTGCAGGAAGGCGTGCTCAAGACTGGTAGTTCTGTTTTTGTACTAAAGCCCACAGGGGAGAAGCGCACGGGCAAGATCATCAAGATCTTCACCTTCGAGGGTATCGAGCGCAAAGAGGTCCAGGAGGCTACTTCCGGCGACATCGTGGTCATCGCGGGTCTCCCAGACATCTATATCGGCGAGACCATCGCTGCGGATGCGGAGGCTACGCCGCTCCCAGCTATCCACGTGGACGAGCCGACCATCGCCCTCAACTTCCTGGTGAACAATTCTCCGTTCGCCGGCAAGGAAGGGAAGTTCGTGACCTCCCGCCAGATTCGTGCACGCCTCGAGCGCGAGCTCGAAGTGAACGTCGGTCTTCGCGTGGACTTCACTCCACCGCCCCTGCCGTACCAGAATATCGACTACTTCCGCGTGTACGGCCGCGGTGAACTCCATGTTGCCATCCTTCTCGAGAACATGCGTCGCGAGGGCTACGAGATGCAGGTCTCTCAGCCGCAGGTCATCATCAAGGAAGAGAACGGTGTGAAGATGGAGCCGTTCGAGGAACTGGTCATCGATATCCCTTCCGAGTACCAGGGTGCAGTCATCGAGAAGCTCGGTCAGCGTGCCTTCATCCTCTCGGATATGCGCGTACATGACAGCACGGTGCGCCTCATACTCGAAGGTCCTACGCGCGGCCTTCTCGGCTACAAGGGGCAGTTCGTGGTAGACACTCGCGGCGAGGGCATCCTCTCTTCCCGTGTCCTCGAATTCCGTCCGTACGCAGGCGAGATCAGGAAGCGCGCGGTCGGCTCTATGGTGTCCATGGCTTCCGGCAAGGCGCTCGGCTTCTCTCTCTGGAACCTGCAGGATCGCGGTGTGCTTTACATCGCTCCTGGTACCGAAGTGTACGAGGGCATGGTCATCGGCAATACCTCTAAGGGGGAGGAGATGATCGTGAACCCGACCAAGGGCAAGGCGCTCTCGAACGTCCGTGCTTCCGGTTCCGACGAAGCCATCGACCTCACTCCTCCGTTGCCGCTCTCTATCGAGCGCGGACTCGAGAACATGACCGAAGAGGAATATCTCGAGGTCACGCCGCTCTCTACGCGTCTCCGCAAGCAGTTCCTCACCGAAGCGGATCGTGTGCGCGCCAAGCGCTCCTAA
- a CDS encoding FAD-binding oxidoreductase codes for MTGNLSPWLHQLKRMRPVNKLTEDASADVAIVGGGIAGIVTAYYALKNTSTSVILLEAYKVSHGATGHNAGQLVSRFERPFLDIAEEFGAELAAKGEKEIESAWRLLDEIYADARLSTPMSQFMGYDGSMSLDQVLDRLKTCALRVSAELPCEAIYLASDAPDLGRIPAEYAGLYQVTERENILSLLETKDSRYIAAFSMRKGCLNSALFTEELAGYLVATYPARFMLAEHSGVERIVLRDGAADLVGKEFSVTAGRVVLCTNGFEKITLENTAGPDIDEKFHHEVRGIIGYMAGYIEPLNRPPTAISYIPEKFVHQKDIYLEEPYFYLTRRPYELEKSEIHNLVCVGGPQESIEETHVYAHDRSYPEAAWKEIDAFLHKTHLHSPKEQIEFKFKWHGLMGYTPNGIRLIGPEPANPVLLYNLGCNGIGILPSVYGGRKIADFLSGAVTEPSIFDPRG; via the coding sequence ATGACCGGTAACCTATCCCCCTGGCTCCATCAGCTGAAGCGAATGCGCCCGGTGAACAAGCTCACGGAAGACGCCTCTGCGGATGTCGCTATTGTCGGCGGCGGGATCGCAGGCATAGTCACGGCCTACTACGCCCTCAAGAATACGTCTACCTCGGTCATCCTCCTCGAGGCGTACAAGGTTTCGCACGGTGCGACGGGGCATAACGCGGGGCAGTTGGTGAGCCGCTTCGAACGGCCGTTCCTCGATATTGCGGAGGAATTCGGAGCGGAGCTCGCCGCGAAAGGGGAGAAAGAAATCGAATCCGCCTGGCGCCTCCTCGACGAGATATATGCGGATGCGCGTCTTTCTACGCCGATGTCCCAGTTCATGGGCTATGACGGTTCCATGTCGCTCGATCAGGTGCTCGATCGCCTGAAGACCTGTGCTCTGCGGGTGTCCGCAGAGCTTCCTTGCGAGGCGATCTACCTGGCCTCCGATGCTCCTGACCTCGGACGCATTCCTGCCGAGTACGCCGGCCTCTATCAGGTGACCGAGCGCGAGAACATCCTCTCTCTCCTCGAGACGAAGGACTCACGCTACATCGCCGCCTTCTCCATGCGCAAAGGCTGCCTCAACAGTGCGCTCTTCACCGAAGAGCTCGCTGGTTACCTCGTGGCGACATATCCCGCGCGCTTCATGCTTGCGGAGCACTCTGGCGTCGAGCGTATCGTGCTTCGTGACGGAGCAGCCGACCTCGTAGGCAAGGAATTCTCCGTGACGGCGGGCCGCGTCGTCCTCTGTACGAACGGCTTCGAGAAGATAACGCTTGAGAATACGGCGGGTCCGGATATCGATGAGAAGTTCCATCACGAGGTGCGCGGCATCATCGGCTATATGGCGGGGTACATAGAGCCCTTGAACCGACCGCCGACGGCGATCAGCTACATCCCCGAGAAATTCGTGCATCAGAAGGATATCTATCTCGAGGAGCCGTATTTCTACCTCACCCGGAGGCCCTACGAGCTCGAGAAGAGCGAAATACACAACCTCGTATGTGTGGGCGGCCCTCAGGAGTCCATCGAGGAGACGCATGTCTATGCGCACGACCGCTCATATCCGGAGGCTGCCTGGAAGGAGATAGACGCATTCCTGCACAAGACGCATCTGCACTCGCCCAAGGAGCAGATCGAATTCAAGTTTAAATGGCACGGCCTCATGGGCTACACCCCGAACGGCATCCGACTCATCGGCCCGGAGCCCGCGAATCCGGTACTTCTCTATAACCTCGGCTGCAACGGCATCGGCATCCTGCCTTCTGTGTATGGCGGCAGGAAGATCGCTGATTTCCTAAGTGGCGCTGTCACTGAGCCTTCCATCTTCGATCCAAGGGGCTGA
- a CDS encoding ATP-dependent helicase — translation MTNDSFNALYKKLNPAQREAVDTVEGPVMVIAGPGTGKTQILTLRIANILKKTDASPDSILALTFTESGVSAMRARLVSIMGAEGYRVHIHTFHGFANEIIRRYPEEFPRIIGGTALTETEQIRLMEKILEKEESLELLRPWGDPLYYVKPALSAIQSMKRENVTAERFAVLLKKQEQEYIDTPDKIHEKGRYKGEMKGEFRDLAKQIAKNKELLVLYDAYEKALAKERRYDYEDMLLELIRALEAKVDFLRSLQEEYQYLLADEHQDANGAQNRILELLSDFHESPNLFIVGDEKQAIFRFQGASLENFLYFKQKYPKAVVVALTDNYRSGQTILDSAHSLMKSASAEGSDLRIPLVAQKKEKAKLILREYPDEPSEADGVAASVSEAIAAGVTPNEIAILYRHNDDAMPLGEALAKKGVRYQIESERNVLANREIRKFLLLARSAVEPTDANIGELIFLDFWKLPTLEGFRLLAFARKHHLPLLEICSSARLLTEAGIQEAAPWLDFSRNMLRFAVTSKNNDSLHTLEELFRESGFLRHILSRSNSAELLAKFHQLLAEAREALKADPGQTLAGFLEHLDMLSRYNLPIRYSAPKDRGAVRLMTAHRAKGLEFERVYITGADERSWGGGRSRTHFGALPIVGVGKGGVEDERRLFYVALTRAKEEAVISYAARNGDGRDNAPSQFLSEIDPSLLTREEVLLPAISESSFAAALPQGPSIADKEYLRERFFEQGLSVSALNNYLACPWRYFFVNLVRVPQIETKHQLYGTAMHKALSDTLSALSKGAEISLPGLIASFENALERQPLSLTDQKDALIKGKKALMGYWNEWRTSWKPPILSEYAVKGVEMSIALKEGERTFPLKGTLDRVEVIDGEKVNVTDYKTGKWKTRNQLEGKTKDADGNYYRQLVFYKLLLAKAPDKRYRMVAGEIDFLEPDEKGKFHRESFAPTDEEVTELETVIKGVASEIAMLSFWGNRCDKKDCEYCLLSEELKGDDTSS, via the coding sequence GTGACCAACGATTCCTTTAATGCGCTCTACAAGAAGCTGAACCCTGCCCAGAGAGAGGCGGTGGATACGGTGGAGGGGCCGGTGATGGTCATTGCGGGTCCTGGTACCGGTAAGACGCAGATACTTACGCTCCGTATTGCCAACATTTTAAAAAAGACGGATGCGTCTCCAGATAGCATCCTGGCGCTCACCTTCACCGAGTCCGGCGTCTCCGCCATGCGTGCACGTCTCGTCTCCATCATGGGAGCGGAGGGGTATCGCGTACATATCCATACCTTCCACGGCTTTGCCAACGAGATCATCCGCCGCTATCCAGAAGAATTCCCACGCATCATCGGCGGCACTGCTCTTACAGAGACGGAACAGATTCGTCTTATGGAGAAGATCTTGGAGAAGGAAGAGAGCCTGGAATTGCTGCGACCTTGGGGCGACCCGCTCTACTACGTAAAGCCCGCGCTCTCCGCCATCCAATCCATGAAGCGGGAGAACGTGACTGCCGAGCGCTTCGCCGTGCTCCTCAAGAAGCAGGAGCAGGAGTACATCGATACGCCAGACAAGATCCACGAGAAAGGCCGCTACAAGGGAGAGATGAAGGGCGAATTTCGTGATCTGGCCAAGCAGATAGCCAAGAACAAAGAACTGCTTGTTCTCTATGACGCTTACGAGAAAGCGCTCGCTAAAGAACGGCGCTACGACTACGAGGACATGCTGCTGGAGCTTATCCGCGCGCTCGAGGCCAAAGTGGATTTCCTGCGTAGCCTCCAGGAGGAATACCAGTATCTCCTCGCGGACGAGCACCAGGATGCCAACGGCGCGCAGAATCGTATCCTAGAGCTCCTCTCTGATTTTCATGAGAGCCCCAACCTCTTCATTGTCGGCGACGAGAAGCAGGCCATCTTTCGCTTCCAGGGAGCCTCTCTTGAGAACTTCTTATATTTCAAACAAAAGTATCCGAAGGCTGTGGTAGTAGCCCTCACTGACAACTACCGCTCTGGCCAGACGATTCTCGACAGCGCACACAGCCTCATGAAATCTGCGAGTGCGGAGGGGAGTGATTTGCGCATCCCGCTAGTAGCGCAGAAGAAGGAGAAGGCCAAGCTGATTCTTCGCGAGTATCCGGACGAGCCGTCTGAAGCAGATGGGGTAGCTGCCTCTGTGTCTGAAGCTATAGCTGCGGGCGTTACGCCGAATGAGATAGCGATCCTGTATCGTCACAACGATGACGCTATGCCTCTCGGCGAAGCTCTCGCCAAGAAGGGTGTGCGATATCAGATAGAGTCGGAGCGCAATGTGCTGGCTAATAGGGAGATTCGCAAATTCCTTCTTCTAGCACGCTCTGCCGTAGAGCCTACGGATGCCAACATCGGTGAACTCATCTTCCTAGATTTCTGGAAGCTCCCGACACTGGAAGGTTTTAGGCTTCTGGCCTTCGCGCGCAAGCATCACCTTCCTCTTCTGGAGATCTGCTCCAGTGCGCGACTTCTCACCGAGGCAGGCATACAAGAGGCGGCTCCGTGGCTGGACTTCAGCCGCAACATGCTTCGCTTTGCAGTGACCTCCAAGAACAACGATTCGCTCCACACGCTCGAGGAGCTTTTTCGCGAGTCTGGTTTCCTCCGGCACATCCTCTCTCGCTCCAATTCAGCAGAGCTTCTCGCCAAATTCCATCAGCTCCTCGCAGAAGCGCGCGAAGCGCTCAAGGCAGATCCGGGGCAGACACTCGCCGGTTTCCTGGAGCATCTAGATATGCTCTCGCGCTACAACCTACCCATCCGCTACAGCGCGCCAAAGGATAGAGGAGCGGTGCGCCTGATGACTGCGCATCGCGCCAAGGGACTAGAGTTCGAGCGGGTATATATCACCGGAGCAGACGAGCGCTCCTGGGGCGGTGGCCGCAGCCGAACTCACTTTGGTGCTCTGCCCATCGTAGGAGTAGGCAAGGGTGGAGTGGAGGATGAGCGTAGGCTCTTCTATGTGGCCCTTACTCGGGCCAAGGAGGAGGCGGTCATCAGCTACGCGGCCCGCAATGGCGATGGTCGGGACAACGCGCCATCGCAATTCCTCTCTGAGATTGATCCCTCTCTTCTTACTCGCGAGGAAGTCTTACTTCCTGCGATTTCCGAATCAAGCTTCGCCGCTGCTCTTCCACAAGGCCCCTCTATCGCGGACAAAGAGTACCTCCGCGAACGCTTCTTCGAGCAGGGGCTCTCCGTCTCTGCGCTTAATAACTATCTCGCTTGTCCGTGGCGCTACTTTTTCGTGAACTTGGTGCGCGTGCCCCAGATAGAGACCAAGCACCAGCTCTATGGCACTGCCATGCACAAGGCACTTAGCGATACGCTCTCTGCTTTAAGCAAGGGCGCAGAGATCTCTTTACCCGGTCTCATCGCTTCTTTTGAAAACGCTCTGGAGAGACAACCACTATCGCTCACGGATCAGAAGGACGCGCTCATCAAGGGGAAGAAAGCTCTCATGGGGTATTGGAATGAATGGCGCACTTCTTGGAAGCCGCCGATTCTATCTGAATATGCGGTTAAAGGTGTTGAGATGAGCATAGCGCTTAAGGAAGGAGAAAGAACTTTTCCTCTCAAGGGTACTCTCGACAGGGTAGAAGTTATTGATGGCGAGAAGGTAAACGTGACCGACTACAAGACAGGTAAGTGGAAGACCCGCAATCAGCTAGAGGGCAAGACCAAGGATGCAGACGGCAATTACTACCGACAGCTGGTTTTTTACAAGCTTCTCTTAGCTAAAGCGCCAGACAAGAGATATCGCATGGTAGCTGGTGAGATAGATTTCCTCGAGCCAGATGAGAAAGGTAAGTTCCATCGGGAATCCTTTGCGCCCACAGACGAGGAAGTGACAGAATTGGAGACTGTTATCAAGGGTGTGGCTAGTGAAATCGCTATGCTTTCCTTCTGGGGTAATCGCTGTGACAAAAAAGATTGCGAGTACTGTCTGTTATCAGAAGAGCTCAAAGGCGACGACACGTCCTCTTAA